Proteins from a single region of Murdochiella vaginalis:
- a CDS encoding ABC transporter substrate-binding protein, producing the protein MNYSISDEYSVTSRRSAWKNALWLIALLFVFTACGTKAPSDSSAGTAASSGESASNKDTSAVSVNPQGPWKVGIAQLAQHPSLDKATQGFEDALKKELGDKVTFDLQNASGETAMVSTIINGFVAQNVDLILANATAPLQSAAAATATIPVLGTSVTDYASALEIPDFQGTVGTNVSGTTDLAPFDQQVEIFKDLFPGKHTVGILYSSSEANSVFQVKNMTELLTQAGYDVKGYSFTDSNDLQPVVQKAVAEADILYMPTDNVAASNAEAIANIVLPAKKPMIAAEEQSAKVLGVASIAVDYYKLGELTGEMAAKVLRGEESISKMPIASAKEIKKKINERNAKALGVKIPQGYEIIDGTADSSK; encoded by the coding sequence ATGAACTATTCCATTTCGGACGAGTATTCTGTGACATCCCGGCGATCTGCTTGGAAAAACGCCCTTTGGCTCATTGCACTGCTTTTCGTCTTTACCGCTTGCGGGACAAAAGCCCCGTCCGACTCTTCCGCGGGTACAGCCGCTTCTTCCGGCGAGAGCGCAAGCAACAAAGATACCTCCGCGGTTTCCGTGAATCCGCAAGGCCCCTGGAAAGTCGGCATTGCCCAATTGGCACAGCACCCCTCACTGGACAAAGCGACGCAGGGCTTTGAGGATGCCCTCAAAAAGGAACTGGGCGACAAGGTGACATTCGATTTGCAGAATGCCTCCGGCGAAACGGCCATGGTTTCGACCATCATCAACGGCTTTGTCGCCCAAAACGTGGATCTCATCCTGGCCAATGCCACGGCACCGCTACAATCCGCAGCTGCCGCAACGGCAACCATTCCGGTACTCGGCACTTCGGTGACGGACTATGCCTCTGCGCTAGAGATTCCCGATTTTCAAGGGACGGTCGGAACCAACGTCTCCGGCACGACGGACCTTGCGCCGTTTGATCAACAAGTGGAAATTTTCAAGGATCTCTTTCCGGGAAAGCACACCGTCGGCATCCTGTATTCCTCTTCAGAGGCGAATAGCGTATTTCAGGTGAAGAACATGACGGAATTGCTTACGCAAGCCGGGTATGACGTGAAGGGCTACTCTTTTACGGATTCCAACGATCTGCAGCCGGTGGTACAAAAAGCTGTCGCGGAAGCAGATATTCTGTACATGCCGACGGATAACGTCGCCGCTTCCAATGCCGAAGCCATTGCAAACATCGTCTTGCCGGCGAAAAAGCCCATGATCGCGGCGGAAGAGCAGTCGGCCAAGGTGCTCGGCGTGGCTTCGATCGCGGTGGATTACTATAAGCTGGGCGAGTTGACCGGAGAGATGGCCGCCAAGGTGCTTCGTGGTGAAGAATCTATCTCGAAGATGCCCATCGCTTCGGCCAAAGAGATCAAGAAGAAAATCAACGAAAGAAACGCAAAGGCGCTGGGTGTCAAGATCCCGCAAGGCTACGAGATCATCGACGGAACAGCGGATTCCTCAAAGTAG
- a CDS encoding ABC transporter ATP-binding protein, giving the protein MLEIQQVYKTFHPGTVNAKRALNGISVTLNDGDFVTVIGGNGAGKSTLLNAIAGSFPIDSGQILLDGIDITRLPENKRASFLGRVFQDPMVGTAPSMQIEENLAIAARRGKRRTLRWGVAKGERERYYTLLKEIGLGLEDRMETKVSLLSGGQRQALTLLMATLQKPKLLLLDEHTAALDPNTAATVLSITDRIVRRDHLTTLMITHNMRDALRMGNRLLMLDRGRILYDVGPEEKARLTVDDLLEKFREVSATGAESDTLLLS; this is encoded by the coding sequence ATGCTTGAAATTCAACAGGTATATAAAACCTTTCATCCCGGGACGGTGAACGCGAAGCGCGCCTTAAACGGGATCTCCGTCACCTTGAACGACGGCGATTTTGTCACCGTCATCGGTGGCAACGGTGCAGGAAAATCCACCCTTTTGAACGCCATCGCGGGTTCCTTTCCCATTGATTCCGGTCAGATTCTTTTGGACGGCATAGATATCACGCGTCTTCCGGAAAACAAACGGGCCAGCTTTTTGGGCCGCGTATTTCAGGATCCTATGGTGGGAACGGCTCCCAGCATGCAAATCGAGGAAAATCTCGCCATTGCCGCTCGTCGCGGCAAACGCCGCACCTTGCGCTGGGGCGTTGCCAAGGGAGAGCGGGAACGCTATTACACCTTGCTCAAAGAGATCGGCCTCGGTCTCGAGGATCGCATGGAAACGAAGGTTTCTCTTTTATCCGGCGGTCAGCGCCAGGCGTTGACTCTTTTGATGGCCACTCTGCAAAAGCCGAAGCTGCTTCTTTTGGATGAGCATACGGCGGCGCTTGATCCCAACACAGCGGCCACCGTCCTTAGCATTACGGATCGCATCGTGCGCCGCGACCACCTGACCACGCTCATGATCACGCACAACATGCGCGATGCGTTGCGCATGGGCAATCGCCTGCTCATGCTGGATCGCGGACGCATTCTTTATGATGTCGGTCCGGAAGAAAAGGCGAGATTGACGGTGGATGATTTGCTTGAGAAGTTCCGCGAAGTATCGGCCACGGGTGCGGAGAGCGATACGCTTCTGTTGTCGTAG
- the rpsL gene encoding 30S ribosomal protein S12 — MPTINQLIRKGRFSERKKTNTPALGFNFNTLKNRQTPVESPQKRGVCTSVRTVTPKKPNSALRKVARVRLTNGYEVLSYIPGIGHNLQEHSVVLIRGGRVKDLPGVRYHIIRGALDASGVEGRKQARSKYGAKKSSK; from the coding sequence ATGCCGACAATTAATCAACTGATCCGTAAGGGACGTTTTTCGGAACGAAAGAAGACGAATACGCCTGCGTTGGGATTCAACTTCAATACGTTGAAGAACCGCCAGACGCCGGTGGAGTCGCCGCAGAAGCGCGGCGTGTGCACGTCGGTGCGTACAGTCACCCCGAAGAAGCCGAACTCGGCGCTTCGTAAAGTGGCTCGTGTACGTTTAACCAACGGCTATGAAGTCCTTTCTTACATTCCCGGTATCGGTCATAACCTGCAGGAGCACAGCGTTGTGCTGATCCGCGGGGGTCGTGTCAAAGACTTGCCTGGTGTGCGTTATCACATCATCCGCGGCGCATTGGATGCGTCCGGCGTTGAAGGCCGTAAGCAAGCTCGTTCGAAATACGGCGCAAAGAAATCTAGCAAGTAA
- a CDS encoding ABC transporter permease — protein MSVLLNALPGTISQGLIWAILAIGVYLSFRVLDIPDMTVDGSFATGGATMVMLMRGGFSPWPALALAFLVGYVAGAVTGFLHTRCGIPAILAGILSQLALYSVNLRIMGGKANQPLGVDKYDLIVSQRYVRELSLQNPLFLTALFVVVVIVVLYYFFGTERGSAIRATGSNPIMARAQGIDTKRNIILGLALSNGLVAVSGALLAQYQGASDINMGRGAIVIGLAALIIGEVLFGRIFVNFALKMLAVAIGSITYYLILQIVLLFGLNTNDLKLISAAIVAIFLAVPYWQRQMQLFRPQPAASSGADTASEAETAFGSETSSVASVSSEKENSLTTTEKGERDA, from the coding sequence TTGTCCGTACTTCTAAATGCATTGCCCGGGACCATCAGTCAAGGGCTCATCTGGGCCATTCTGGCCATCGGGGTCTATTTGTCGTTTCGCGTTCTGGATATTCCGGATATGACCGTGGACGGCTCCTTTGCCACCGGCGGCGCCACCATGGTCATGCTCATGCGTGGCGGCTTTTCGCCCTGGCCGGCGCTCGCGTTGGCCTTTCTTGTAGGCTACGTTGCCGGAGCCGTTACCGGCTTTTTGCATACCCGTTGCGGAATTCCGGCCATTTTAGCAGGTATTCTCTCGCAGCTGGCCCTCTATTCGGTCAACCTGCGCATCATGGGCGGGAAGGCCAATCAGCCGCTTGGCGTGGATAAATATGATCTCATCGTCTCCCAGCGCTATGTGCGCGAGCTGTCGCTGCAAAATCCGCTTTTCTTAACGGCCCTTTTCGTTGTCGTCGTCATTGTCGTATTGTATTACTTCTTCGGCACCGAGCGCGGAAGCGCCATTCGTGCCACGGGCTCGAATCCCATCATGGCGCGCGCACAGGGCATCGACACCAAGCGCAACATCATTTTGGGTCTCGCTCTTTCCAACGGTCTGGTTGCCGTTTCGGGCGCTTTGCTGGCCCAATATCAGGGCGCATCCGATATCAATATGGGACGCGGCGCCATCGTCATCGGCCTGGCGGCGCTCATTATCGGTGAAGTACTTTTCGGGCGCATCTTTGTCAATTTCGCGCTGAAAATGCTGGCTGTGGCCATCGGTTCGATCACGTATTACTTGATTTTGCAGATTGTTTTGTTGTTTGGTCTCAACACCAATGACTTGAAGCTGATTTCCGCTGCCATTGTCGCCATTTTCCTGGCCGTTCCCTACTGGCAACGGCAGATGCAGCTGTTTCGACCGCAGCCGGCGGCCTCGTCCGGGGCGGACACGGCGTCCGAGGCGGAAACGGCGTTCGGATCGGAGACTTCGTCTGTAGCAAGCGTCTCGTCCGAGAAGGAAAACTCGTTAACGACAACGGAGAAGGGAGAGCGCGATGCTTGA
- the fusA gene encoding elongation factor G, with translation MAEHTPLKDIRNIGIMAHIDAGKTTVTERILFYTGKIHKMGDTHEGAAQMDWMAQEQERGITITSAATTCFWPRNGVTNRINIIDTPGHVDFTVEVERSLRVLDGAVALFDAKSGVEPQSETVWRQADKYHVPRMCFINKMDATGADFLMSVDTIHDKLKANALPVQLPIGAEHKFVGIIDLVTMRAEVYHDDLGKEITDEDIPADLKDQAEEMRANMLEALSEVDDDLAMAYLEEEPISEEMIRKAIRTGTLEQKIFPVLCGSAYKNRGVQFLIDAIVDYMPSPLDIPPVTGTKNGTEDEELIHREADVDEPFSALAFKVMTDPYVGKLCFFRVYSGKVENGSYIYNSTTGKRERLSRILQMHANKREEIEVVQAGDIAAAVGLKDTGTGDTLCDQDHPIVLEQMTFPEPVISVAIEPKTRASQEKMGIALAKLAEEDPTFKTYSNAETGQTIIAGMGELHLEIIVDRLQREFKVEANIGNPQVSYRESITTQAEAQGKFVRQSGGHGQYGDVRIRIKPGEPGTGIVVHNVTVGGSIPKEFINPSIQGIQEACQSGPVAGFPVLDVDVEIYDGSFHEVDSSETAFKIAGSMAMQNAMKQAKPALLEPLQKVEILTPEEYLGDVMGDVSSRRGRIEQMSTRAGVQVVDAYIPLSEMFGYATDLRSKTQGRATYSMQFDHYEKVPDSIAEEVTKSRNE, from the coding sequence TTGGCAGAACATACACCTTTAAAAGATATTCGTAACATCGGTATCATGGCCCATATTGATGCCGGTAAGACGACAGTCACGGAACGCATTCTGTTCTATACCGGAAAAATTCACAAGATGGGTGATACGCACGAAGGTGCTGCACAGATGGACTGGATGGCGCAAGAACAAGAGCGCGGCATTACGATTACATCCGCTGCAACCACCTGCTTCTGGCCGCGTAACGGCGTAACGAATCGTATCAACATCATCGACACTCCGGGACACGTTGACTTCACTGTGGAGGTTGAACGTTCTCTGCGCGTGCTGGACGGCGCGGTGGCGCTGTTCGACGCAAAAAGCGGCGTAGAACCCCAATCCGAGACGGTGTGGCGTCAAGCAGACAAGTATCACGTTCCGCGCATGTGCTTCATCAACAAAATGGACGCCACCGGCGCTGACTTCTTAATGTCCGTGGATACCATTCACGACAAGCTGAAGGCGAACGCATTGCCGGTACAGCTGCCCATCGGAGCAGAGCACAAATTTGTGGGCATCATCGACCTGGTCACCATGCGCGCCGAAGTGTATCATGACGATCTCGGTAAAGAGATCACCGATGAGGACATTCCGGCGGATCTGAAAGATCAAGCAGAAGAGATGCGTGCCAATATGCTGGAGGCACTCTCCGAGGTCGATGACGATTTAGCGATGGCGTATCTTGAAGAAGAGCCCATCAGCGAAGAAATGATCCGCAAAGCCATCCGTACGGGTACGCTGGAACAGAAGATTTTCCCGGTACTCTGCGGATCGGCGTATAAGAATCGCGGCGTGCAGTTCCTGATCGATGCGATTGTCGATTACATGCCCAGTCCGCTGGACATCCCGCCGGTAACCGGAACGAAAAACGGTACCGAGGACGAGGAACTCATTCATCGCGAAGCCGATGTGGATGAGCCCTTCTCGGCTCTGGCCTTCAAGGTCATGACCGACCCCTACGTGGGCAAGCTCTGCTTCTTCCGCGTGTATTCCGGAAAAGTGGAGAACGGAAGCTATATCTACAATTCGACGACGGGCAAGCGCGAACGCTTGAGCCGTATTCTGCAGATGCATGCGAATAAACGCGAGGAGATTGAGGTTGTGCAGGCCGGCGACATTGCCGCCGCGGTCGGCCTCAAAGACACCGGAACGGGCGACACGCTCTGCGATCAGGATCATCCGATCGTGCTGGAGCAGATGACCTTCCCGGAGCCGGTTATCTCCGTTGCGATTGAACCGAAGACCCGCGCCTCGCAAGAGAAGATGGGCATCGCGCTCGCAAAGCTGGCAGAAGAAGATCCGACTTTCAAGACGTATTCGAACGCGGAAACCGGACAGACCATTATCGCCGGCATGGGCGAATTGCACTTGGAAATCATTGTCGATCGTCTGCAGCGCGAGTTCAAAGTCGAAGCGAACATCGGCAATCCGCAGGTTTCCTACCGTGAATCCATCACGACACAGGCAGAAGCACAGGGCAAGTTCGTGCGCCAGTCCGGTGGTCACGGTCAATACGGTGACGTGCGCATTCGCATTAAACCGGGCGAGCCGGGAACGGGCATCGTGGTACACAATGTCACCGTCGGCGGATCCATTCCGAAGGAATTCATCAACCCGTCCATTCAGGGTATTCAGGAAGCATGTCAGAGCGGTCCTGTTGCAGGATTCCCGGTGCTAGATGTGGACGTAGAGATCTACGACGGCTCGTTCCATGAGGTCGACTCGTCGGAGACGGCGTTTAAGATTGCCGGTTCCATGGCGATGCAAAACGCAATGAAACAGGCAAAACCGGCACTGCTGGAACCGCTGCAAAAAGTGGAGATTCTCACGCCGGAAGAATACCTGGGCGATGTCATGGGCGACGTGTCGTCCCGACGCGGGCGCATTGAACAGATGTCCACGCGCGCCGGTGTTCAGGTGGTCGACGCCTACATTCCGCTTTCCGAAATGTTCGGCTATGCGACGGATCTGCGCTCCAAGACGCAGGGACGCGCGACCTATTCGATGCAGTTCGATCACTATGAAAAAGTGCCCGACAGCATTGCGGAGGAAGTCACGAAATCGCGCAACGAGTAA
- the rpsG gene encoding 30S ribosomal protein S7, with product MSRKGHIPKREIMPDPRYNDVAVSKLINTVMLDGKKGLAQRIVYGAFAYAEKKVGQEALEIYRKALANVMPVLEVKGRRIGGATYQVPMEVRPDRRQTLALRWIVGFARTRGEKTMEERLGSELVDAFNNTGASVRRKEEMHRMADANKAFAHFRY from the coding sequence GTGTCAAGAAAAGGACATATTCCAAAAAGGGAGATCATGCCGGATCCCCGATATAATGACGTGGCCGTATCGAAGTTGATCAACACGGTCATGTTGGACGGCAAAAAAGGACTGGCCCAGCGCATTGTCTATGGCGCCTTTGCATATGCAGAGAAAAAAGTCGGTCAGGAAGCACTCGAAATCTATCGTAAAGCGTTGGCGAACGTCATGCCGGTGCTGGAAGTCAAAGGCCGCCGTATCGGCGGTGCGACGTACCAGGTGCCGATGGAGGTTCGTCCCGACCGTCGTCAGACGCTCGCATTGCGCTGGATCGTCGGTTTTGCCCGCACACGCGGAGAAAAAACCATGGAAGAGCGCTTAGGTAGTGAACTGGTGGATGCATTTAACAATACCGGTGCCAGCGTGCGCCGTAAAGAAGAGATGCACCGCATGGCGGACGCGAATAAGGCATTCGCGCACTTCCGCTATTAA
- the tuf gene encoding elongation factor Tu, translating into MAKQKFERSKPHVNIGTIGHVDHGKTTLTAAITKVMNEKFGTGEFVDYANIDKAPEERARGITINTSVVEYETPNRHYAHVDCPGHADYVKNMITGAAQMDGAILVVSAADGPMPQTREHILLARQVGVPKIVVFLNKKDQVDDDELIELVEMEVRDLLNEYDFDGDNTPIIVGSALKCLEEGGEWEDAIVKLMEAVDEYIPTPVRATDEPFLMPVEDVLTITGRGTVATGRVERGVLKVGDTVEIVGLVDKPREVVVTGVEMFHKQLDQAEAGDNIGALLRGVQRNEIERGQVLAAKNSIHPHTKFEGQVYVLTKDEGGRHTPFFSGYRPQFFFRTTDVTGDIQLPEGTEMVMPGDNATFTITLISPIAIEEGLRFAVREGGRTVASGVVSKVIE; encoded by the coding sequence ATGGCGAAGCAAAAATTTGAGCGTAGTAAACCGCATGTAAACATCGGCACGATCGGTCACGTCGACCATGGTAAGACGACGTTAACCGCTGCCATCACCAAAGTTATGAACGAGAAGTTTGGCACAGGCGAATTCGTCGACTATGCCAACATCGATAAGGCGCCGGAAGAGCGCGCACGTGGTATAACCATCAATACGTCGGTTGTCGAGTATGAAACTCCGAACCGCCACTATGCCCACGTGGACTGCCCGGGCCATGCTGACTATGTTAAGAACATGATCACCGGTGCTGCCCAGATGGATGGCGCGATCCTCGTCGTCTCCGCTGCGGACGGTCCGATGCCCCAGACTCGTGAGCACATCCTGCTCGCTCGTCAGGTCGGCGTTCCGAAGATCGTGGTTTTCCTGAACAAAAAAGACCAGGTTGATGATGATGAACTCATCGAATTGGTTGAGATGGAAGTTCGCGACCTATTGAACGAATACGATTTTGACGGCGACAATACGCCGATCATTGTCGGTTCTGCGCTGAAGTGCCTCGAAGAGGGCGGCGAATGGGAAGATGCCATCGTGAAATTGATGGAAGCGGTTGATGAATACATCCCGACGCCGGTTCGTGCGACGGATGAGCCGTTCCTGATGCCGGTAGAAGACGTTTTGACCATCACCGGACGTGGTACGGTTGCGACCGGCCGTGTCGAGCGTGGTGTGTTGAAAGTTGGCGACACCGTCGAGATCGTCGGTCTTGTTGACAAGCCGCGTGAAGTCGTTGTCACCGGTGTGGAAATGTTCCACAAGCAATTGGATCAGGCAGAAGCCGGCGATAACATCGGCGCGCTGCTGCGTGGTGTACAGCGTAATGAAATCGAGCGTGGTCAGGTTTTGGCTGCTAAGAACTCGATTCATCCGCATACCAAATTCGAAGGTCAGGTCTATGTGTTGACGAAGGATGAAGGTGGCCGTCATACGCCGTTCTTCTCGGGCTATCGTCCGCAGTTCTTCTTCCGCACGACCGACGTTACGGGCGACATCCAGCTGCCGGAAGGCACCGAGATGGTTATGCCTGGTGATAACGCCACCTTCACCATCACCCTCATCTCG
- a CDS encoding glutaredoxin domain-containing protein — MKMYFSRICPDCRQAEELLEERRVSYDAVDITANTTSLKEFLHLRDTRKEFKPIKEEGKIGIPCFLFSDGSILFDVNGWDASRLQADREEEVPSPGICGPDGC, encoded by the coding sequence ATGAAAATGTATTTTTCAAGGATATGCCCGGATTGCCGACAGGCAGAAGAGCTTCTTGAAGAGCGGCGAGTATCGTACGATGCTGTGGACATCACAGCAAACACGACGAGCTTGAAAGAATTTCTCCACCTTCGGGATACGCGAAAGGAATTCAAGCCCATTAAGGAAGAGGGCAAGATCGGCATCCCATGCTTCCTCTTTTCCGACGGATCGATTTTGTTTGATGTCAACGGGTGGGATGCCTCCCGTTTGCAGGCAGATCGAGAAGAAGAGGTGCCCTCCCCGGGGATTTGCGGACCGGACGGGTGCTGA